A part of Gouania willdenowi chromosome 2, fGouWil2.1, whole genome shotgun sequence genomic DNA contains:
- the desmb gene encoding desmin b produces MASFSSSQTSSYRRTFGQGAYASPSLSGAGSHVSSRVYQVSRSGSSPAYRLSSSGSASARRPLAATRSYAGLGETLDFSLADALNQEFLTTRTNEKAELQHLNDRFACYIEKVRFLEQQNRALNVEVERLRGREPTHISDLFEDEMNQLRRQVEILTNHRARLEVERDNMADDLDQLKTRLQEEILQKEEAENNLAAFRADVDAATLARLDLERRIETLQEEIAFLKKIHEEEIRELQTQMQETQVQVQMDMSKPDLTAALRDIRAQYEGIAAKNISEAEDWYKSKVSDLNQSVSKNNEALKQARQETMEFRHQIQSYTCEIDSLKGSNESLMRQMRDMEDRHGREAGNFQDTIARLEGEIANMKDEMARHLREYQDLLNIKMALDVEIATYRKLLEGEESRIALPVQTFSSLSFRETSPEQQRSSEMLSKKTVLIKTIETRDGEVVSESTQHQQDIM; encoded by the exons ATGGCCTCCTTCAGCTCCTCTCAGACCTCCTCCTACAGACGGACCTTCGGTCAGGGCGCCTATGCCTCTCCGTCCCTCAGCGGAGCCGGGAGCCATGTGAGCTCCAGAGTCTACCAGGTGAGCCGCTCCGGCTCCTCGCCCGCCTACCGCCTCTCCTCCTCCGGCTCCGCCTCCGCCCGGCGCCCGCTGGCCGCAACGCGTTCCTACGCAGGCCTGGGCGagacgctggacttcagcctgGCCGACGCCCTCAACCAGGAGTTTCTGACCACCAGGACCAACGAGAAGGCGGAACTTCAGCACCTCAACGACCGCTTCGCCTGCTACATCGAGAAGGTTCGCTTCCTGGAGCAGCAGAACCGAGCTCTGAACGTGGAAGTGGAGCGGCTCAGAGGACGAGAGCCGACCCACATCTCCGACCTGTTCGAGGACGAGATGAACCAGCTGAGGAGGCAGGTGGAGATCCTGACCAATCACAGGGCTCGGCTGGAGGTGGAGCGGGACAACATGGCCGACGACCTGGACCAGCTCAAAACCAG GCTGCAGGAGGAAATCCTTCAGAAAGAAGAAGCTGAGAATAACCTGGCTGCTTTCAGGGCG GATGTGGATGCAGCCACGCTCGCTCGTCTGGACTTGGAGAGACGCATCGAGACTCTGCAGGAGGAGATCGCCTTCCTGAAGAAGATCCACGAGGAG GAGATCAGAGAACTGCAGACTCAGATGCAGGAGACTCAGGTCCAGGTTCAGATGGACATGTCCAAACCAGACCTGACAGCAGCACTGAGGGACATCAGGGCCCAGTACGAGGGCATCGCCGCCAAGAACATCTCCGAAGCAGAGGACTGGTACAAGTCAAAG GTGTCAGACCTTAACCAGTCGGTGAGTAAGAACAACGAGGCGCTGAAGCAGGCTCGACAGGAGACCATGGAGTTTCGACACCAGATCCAGTCGTACACGTGTGAAATCGACTCCCTGAAAGGAAGC AACGAGTCCCTGATGAGGCAGATGCGGGACATGGAGGACCGTCACGGACGCGAGGCCGGAAACTTCCAGGACACCATCGCCAGGCTGGAGGGCGAAATCGCCAACATGAAGGACGAGATGGCCCGTCACCTCCGCGAGTACCAGGACCTGCTCAACATCAAGATGGCGTTGGACGTGGAGATCGCCACCTACAGGAAGCTTCTGGAAGGAGAGGAGAGCAG GATTGCTTTACCTGTGCAGACCTTCTCCAGCCTCAGTTTCAGAG AAACCAGTCCTGAGCAGCAGCGTTCCTCAGAGATGCTCTCAAAGAAAACAGTCCTCATCAAGACCATCGAGACCCGAGATGGAGAG GTGGTCAGTGAGTCGACGCAGCACCAGCAGGACATCATGTAA
- the tmem198ab gene encoding transmembrane protein 198, translating into MTTTLDPPLLLPDQELSPERLSECEGTAGRYKVVPSVVCSMCCLFGIIYCFFGYRCFKAVMFLTGLMFGSVVIFMLCYKERVLDTQLSVEASVGIGLGIGTLCGLVTMLVRSVGLFMVGLLLGLLVAVAALVGMEELSDGPPRSVWVPLGVLLGLGMLFAVLTLQWQRLFTTLSTAVFGAAVITVALDYFVELFALVLYMCGRIKAESAKPVCWVTWVVLGVWPALSLLGIIIQWKVTAEGYSHTKVIISRQQRRMQVMRIRQRDDRYRNKKKKKSQPSASSQFNQSKQLQMEPAYRRKPNPIRRYDTDVLSPSYIQSFRDRQVQAQPFGGSHSVVDMGYDCGATGPLTGAPGPLLRM; encoded by the exons ATGACGACGACCTTGGACCCCCCGCTGCTCCTCCCGGACCAGGAGCTGAGCCCCGAGCGGCTGAGCGAGTGCGAGGGCACGGCCGGTCGTTATAAGGTGGTCCCGTCTGTTGTCTGCTCCATGTGTTGCCTCTTTGGCATCATCTACTGCTTCTTTG GCTATCGCTGCTTCAAAGCGGTGATGTTCCTCACAGGCCTGATGTTCGGGTCCGTGGTCATCTTCATGCTGTGCTACAAGGAGCGCGTCCTGGACACCCAGCTGAGCGTGGAGGCGTCGGTGGGCATCGGGCTGGGCATCGGCACTCTGTGCGGCCTGGTCACCATGCTGGTGCGCAGTGTGGGGCTCTTCATGGTGGGCCTGCTACTGGGCCTGCTGGTGGCCGTGGCCGCCCTGGTCGGCATGGAGGAGCTGTCGGACGGGCCGCCGCGCTCCGTGTGGGTGCCGCTGGGCGTGCTGCTGGGCTTGGGCATGCTGTTCGccgtgctcaccctgcagtggcAGCGCCTCTTCACCACGCTCTCCACGGCCGTGTTCGGAGCGGCCGTCATTACGGTGGCATTGGATTACTTCGTGGAACTCTTCGCCCTGGTGCTGTACATGTGCGGGCGGATTAAGGCGGAGTCGGCCAAGCCCGTGTGCTGGGTGACATGGGTGGTGCTGGGGGTGTGGCCTGCTCTGTCCCTGCTGGGCATCATCATTCAGTGGAAGGTGACGGCGGAGGGATACTCCCACACCAAAG TCATCATCAGCCGGCAGCAGAGGAGGATGCAGGTGATGCGGATTCGCCAGCGCGACGATCGCTACcgaaacaagaagaagaagaagtcccAGCCCAGCGCGTCCTCTCAGTTTAACCAGAGCAAGCAGCTCCAGATGGAGCCCGCCTACCGCCGCAAACCCAACCCCATCCGTCGCTACGACACCGACGTCCTGTCGCCG AGCTACATCCAGAGTTTCCGTGACCGTCAGGTCCAGGCTCAGCCCTTCGGAGGCTCTCACTCTGTGGTGGATATGGGATACGACTGCGGCGCCACCGGGCCCCTTACTGGGGCGCCGGGGCCTTTGCTCCGGATGTGA